The Linepithema humile isolate Giens D197 chromosome 7, Lhum_UNIL_v1.0, whole genome shotgun sequence genome has a window encoding:
- the LOC105670001 gene encoding sialin, whose product MEIRVRYLFAIMLCIANMIIYGLKVNIATAIVGMVKRKPGEQDWSDECPEFEAPEGADIDGPFDWSAGEQGLVISIYFAGYLVGMFPSGYLADRFNTKMVLLTCVLANGVLTMLVPIAAGSLSLLYTVRFFTGLMSAANLPIVNVILGKWVVYEEKSLWVGIIYAGTSLGTVISILSSGMILNYVGWEAIFYIHGTLPLIWCVVFYIFFADCPEEQKYITEQERTLIVTSYGHRPPGSSKTKVPWKSIFTSVPFLALVATNTLGNFCWYFLLTQLPLYMNKILRYDIRVNAAIVCTPYLVNAIINPLIGKVLDWGRQKGHWSQTGARKIAVFISTVPPSIFLVIIAYIGCDRVTSTVLLTLSIVVCGAIFVGHLCNQNDLAPNYAGILMGITNTPGTISAFILPPIVGALVAEGHTMARWRVSFWITIVAQILAFLIFATFGSGKIQQWNYPVPDVENWEADDQQQQQPQQQETKT is encoded by the exons ATGG AGATACGCGTGCGGTATTTGTTCGCCATAATGCTATGCATTGCGAACATGATTATTTACGGTCTGAAAGTGAATATCGCGACGGCTATCGTTGGCATGGTAAAAAGGAAACCAGGTGAACAGGACTGGTCGGACGAATGTCCAGAATTCGAAGCGCCTGAAGGCGCCGATATTGACGGTCCGTTCGATTGGTCGGCAGGCGAGCAAGGTCTGGTTATTAGCATATACTTCGCGGGATATCTGGTCGGGATGTTTCCGTCGGGCTACCTGGCGGACCG ATTCAACACGAAGATGGTGTTGCTAACCTGCGTACTGGCGAACGGAGTCTTAACTATGTTAGTGCCGATTGCAGCGGGCTCGTTGTCCCTACTGTACACTGTGAGATTTTTTACCGGTCTCATGAGCGCGGCGAATCTACCTATAGTGAACGTTATTCTGGGCAAATGGGTTGTGTACGAGGAGAAAAGTTTGTGGGTCGGCATCATATATGCCGGAACGTCGCTCGGAACCGTGATATCTATTCTCAGCTCTggaatgatattaaattacgtAGGCTGGGAGGctattttttacattcatGGGACATTACCGTTGATCTGGTGTGTAGTCTTCTACATATTTTTCGCCGACTGTCCGGAGGAGCAGAAGTACATAACAGAGCAGGAGAGAACGCTCATTGTGACCTCGTACGGTCATCGACCGCCCGGCTCCTCGAAAACGAAAGTACCATGGAAAAGTATATTCACGTCGGTGCCATTTCTGGCTCTGGTCGCCACCAATACTCTCGGCAATTTTTGCTGGTACTTTTTGCTCACGCAGCTGCCGCTTTACATGAACAAGATATTGCGATATGACATCAGAGTG AATGCCGCTATTGTTTGCACGCCGTATCTCGTAAACGCTATCATTAATCCGCTAATCGGAAAAGTCTTAGATTGGGGACGGCAAAAGGGACACTGGTCGCAGACAGGTGCTCGTAAAATTGCAGTCTTCATAA GTACCGTGCCACCTAGCATATTTCTTGTTATAATTGCGTACATTGGTTGCGATCGCGTTACATCGACCGTGCTGCTAACTCTCAGTATAGTGGTCTGCGGTGCTATATTCGTTGGTCATCTTTGTAATCAGAACGATCTGGCTCCAAATTACGCGGGGATTCTCATGGGTATCACAAATACTCCGGGCACTATTTCTGCCTTTATCTTGCCACCAATAGTCGGCGCGCTCGTAGCCGAAGGG CATACTATGGCGCGTTGGAGAGTCTCGTTCTGGATTACTATCGTCGCCCAGATTCTCGCTTTCCTCATATTTGCGACTTTCGGATCGGGCAAAATTCAACAATGGAATTATCCGGTACCAGATGTCGAAAACTGGGAAGCCGACGaccaacagcagcaacagccgCAACAACAAGAAACAAAGACTTAA